The Desulfohalovibrio reitneri genome contains a region encoding:
- a CDS encoding methyl-accepting chemotaxis protein: MRNRISLNAKLVFGLIGLVVLTIVVLTSINLWQAKNSLENFAHTTVRSVAESVMRDLEGQNSLTQEKVSADLALLQQILDANGIVRTDDDNMETMTVTNQVTSEKEQVTMPTLKAGYSSLYDPSIVDKLQEMVGGTATIFQLHDDKLIRVSTNVLKLDGERATGTYIPSSSPVFKTIMKGETFRGRAYVVNQWYITAYKPLTNIAGKIVGVAYVGRRIVTPEVKNTILNADIQGEGYAYAVAGDGTFLVHPDEEIVGTKASEVGLGDEFMDADDEFFRYTFKGEPKTAYVHHFKPWDWHVAVGMDDKDMLLGADKRMLTASSLGAVGMLALSVVLAFIILRVISKPLRQLESYTSKVAEGDFTASIDYQANDAVSRTIESVRNMVEQIKQRLGFAQGILEGMPMPCVVVAPDEKVTYGNQKLMDLLGRDTCAEDCYGQTAGELLYGDSAKETLSRKALKERDHQEREVSYTSQAGKELQLAVSSTPIYDLDGELQGAFTTYYDLTEIRAQEQRIREQNERIARVASQAGEIAEQVSSASQELSSQVEQASRGAEQQSERVQETASSMEEMNATVLEVARNATEASGSAEQAMSKAKHGEDVVKRVITSIEGVRDQTEGLRGNMNKLGEQAQSIGEVITVIEDIADQTNLLALNAAIEAARAGDAGRGFAVVADEVRKLAEKTMNATKEVGEAIAAIQKGAETSVEATQSAAKAVVESTELAEESGQALGEIVSIVEGTASQVSSIATAAEQQSATSEEINRAVEDINRISSETAQGMQESARAVSDLAQRSSELMDLMDELRKE; encoded by the coding sequence ATGCGTAACCGCATATCACTCAACGCTAAACTCGTGTTCGGTCTCATCGGGCTGGTGGTGCTGACCATCGTGGTCCTCACTTCCATCAACCTGTGGCAGGCCAAGAATTCCCTTGAGAACTTCGCCCACACCACCGTCAGGTCCGTGGCCGAGTCGGTCATGCGCGACCTGGAGGGGCAGAACAGCCTGACCCAGGAAAAAGTCAGCGCCGACCTGGCACTGCTGCAGCAGATCCTGGACGCCAACGGCATCGTCCGCACCGACGATGACAACATGGAAACCATGACCGTGACCAACCAGGTCACGAGCGAAAAAGAACAAGTGACCATGCCCACCCTCAAGGCGGGCTATTCCTCCCTGTACGACCCGTCCATCGTGGACAAGCTGCAGGAAATGGTTGGCGGCACGGCCACCATTTTCCAACTCCACGACGACAAGCTCATCCGGGTCTCCACCAACGTGCTCAAGCTCGACGGCGAGCGGGCAACCGGAACCTACATCCCCTCATCCAGCCCGGTATTTAAGACCATTATGAAGGGCGAAACCTTTCGCGGCCGGGCCTACGTGGTGAACCAGTGGTACATTACCGCCTACAAACCCCTGACGAATATCGCCGGCAAGATCGTTGGCGTGGCCTATGTGGGCCGCCGCATCGTCACCCCCGAGGTCAAGAACACCATCCTCAATGCCGACATCCAGGGCGAGGGCTACGCGTACGCGGTCGCAGGCGACGGGACCTTCCTGGTCCACCCCGACGAGGAGATCGTCGGCACCAAGGCCAGCGAGGTCGGCCTGGGCGACGAGTTCATGGACGCTGACGACGAGTTCTTCAGGTACACTTTCAAAGGCGAGCCCAAGACCGCCTACGTCCACCACTTCAAGCCCTGGGACTGGCACGTGGCCGTGGGCATGGACGACAAGGACATGCTGCTCGGCGCGGACAAGCGCATGCTCACCGCCTCCTCTCTGGGCGCGGTTGGCATGCTGGCCCTGAGCGTGGTGCTGGCTTTCATCATCCTGCGGGTCATCAGCAAGCCGCTGCGCCAGCTTGAAAGCTACACTTCCAAAGTGGCCGAGGGCGATTTCACCGCCTCCATCGATTACCAGGCCAACGACGCCGTCTCACGCACCATCGAGTCCGTGCGCAACATGGTGGAGCAGATCAAGCAGCGCCTCGGCTTCGCCCAGGGCATCCTGGAGGGCATGCCCATGCCCTGCGTGGTGGTGGCCCCCGACGAGAAGGTGACCTACGGCAACCAGAAACTCATGGACCTGTTGGGACGCGACACCTGCGCCGAGGACTGCTACGGGCAGACCGCGGGAGAACTCCTCTACGGCGATTCAGCCAAGGAAACCCTCTCCAGGAAGGCGCTTAAGGAACGGGACCACCAGGAACGCGAGGTCTCCTACACCTCCCAGGCAGGCAAGGAACTGCAACTGGCGGTCTCATCCACCCCCATCTACGACCTGGACGGGGAGCTGCAGGGCGCTTTCACCACCTACTACGACCTGACCGAGATCCGCGCCCAGGAGCAGCGCATCCGCGAACAGAACGAACGCATCGCCAGGGTGGCCAGCCAGGCCGGAGAGATCGCCGAGCAGGTTTCCTCCGCCTCCCAGGAGCTGTCCTCCCAGGTGGAGCAGGCCAGCCGTGGCGCGGAGCAGCAAAGCGAACGCGTCCAGGAGACCGCTTCCTCCATGGAGGAGATGAACGCCACCGTGCTGGAGGTGGCCCGCAACGCCACCGAGGCCTCGGGCAGCGCCGAGCAGGCCATGTCCAAGGCCAAGCACGGCGAGGACGTGGTCAAGCGGGTCATCACCTCCATCGAGGGCGTGCGCGACCAGACCGAGGGGTTGCGCGGCAACATGAATAAATTGGGTGAGCAGGCCCAGTCCATCGGCGAGGTCATCACGGTCATCGAGGACATAGCCGACCAGACCAACCTGCTGGCGCTCAACGCGGCCATCGAGGCGGCCAGGGCCGGCGACGCCGGGCGCGGCTTCGCCGTGGTGGCCGACGAGGTCCGCAAGCTGGCGGAAAAGACCATGAACGCCACCAAGGAAGTGGGCGAAGCCATCGCGGCCATCCAGAAGGGGGCCGAGACCTCGGTGGAAGCCACCCAGAGCGCGGCCAAGGCGGTGGTGGAGTCCACCGAGTTGGCCGAAGAATCCGGCCAGGCCCTGGGCGAGATCGTCTCCATCGTGGAAGGCACCGCCTCCCAGGTCTCCTCCATCGCCACCGCGGCCGAGCAGCAATCGGCCACCTCCGAGGAGATCAACCGGGCCGTCGAGGACATAAACCGCATCTCCAGCGAGACCGCCCAGGGCATGCAGGAATCCGCCCGGGCCGTGTCCGACCTGGCCCAGCGATCCTCCGAACTGATGGACCTGATGGACGAACTGCGCAAGGAGTAA
- the ligD gene encoding non-homologous end-joining DNA ligase yields the protein MSKRTYGPYSFEASREDKVLYPDDGITKGMIMDYYEAVAEDLLRHAGGRPLTLRRFPDGIDAFGFYQQDAPDHFPDWMERVTVDKEGGHVDHVVARRAADLAFLADQGTLVLHMWGSRADDVRLADRLVFDMDPPEGGEFGVVRRAAADLREMLREMGLTGFPMTTGSKGMHVVAPLRPREDFDEVREVARRAAERLAARKPDEYTTEQRKKKRGGRLFLDWLRNSYGHTTVAPYSLRAKPGAPVAAPLTWEEVAAPDVGPRSFSLRDVPDRLSRHGDPWKGMYRRAASLDGARRRLAAKD from the coding sequence GTGAGCAAGCGGACCTACGGCCCCTATTCCTTCGAGGCCTCGCGCGAGGATAAGGTCCTCTACCCGGACGACGGCATCACCAAGGGCATGATCATGGACTACTACGAGGCCGTGGCCGAGGATTTGCTGCGTCACGCCGGGGGCAGGCCCCTGACCCTGCGCCGCTTTCCGGATGGCATCGACGCCTTCGGCTTCTACCAGCAGGACGCCCCGGACCATTTTCCGGACTGGATGGAGCGGGTCACGGTGGACAAGGAAGGCGGCCACGTGGACCACGTGGTGGCACGCCGCGCCGCCGACCTGGCCTTTCTGGCGGACCAGGGGACGCTGGTGCTGCACATGTGGGGCAGCCGGGCCGACGACGTGCGCCTGGCCGACCGGCTGGTCTTCGACATGGACCCGCCCGAGGGCGGAGAGTTCGGCGTGGTGCGCCGGGCCGCTGCCGACCTGCGGGAGATGCTGCGGGAAATGGGGCTGACCGGCTTTCCCATGACCACCGGCTCCAAGGGGATGCACGTGGTGGCGCCCCTGCGGCCGAGAGAGGATTTCGACGAAGTGCGCGAGGTGGCCCGCCGGGCGGCGGAACGGCTGGCCGCCCGCAAACCGGACGAGTACACCACCGAGCAGCGAAAAAAGAAGCGCGGGGGGCGGCTCTTTCTGGACTGGCTGCGCAACTCCTACGGCCACACCACCGTGGCCCCGTACTCCCTGCGTGCCAAGCCGGGCGCGCCGGTGGCCGCGCCTCTGACCTGGGAGGAGGTGGCGGCCCCGGACGTGGGCCCGCGTTCCTTCAGCTTGCGCGACGTGCCGGACCGGCTGTCGCGCCATGGCGACCCCTGGAAGGGCATGTACCGCCGCGCCGCCTCCCTGGACGGGGCGCGGAGGAGGCTGGCGGCCAAGGATTGA
- the ligD gene encoding non-homologous end-joining DNA ligase, with protein sequence MSLPQDVLGERAAGLPRAEAEYLPPMLATLTHNHFSSPDWIFERKLDGERCLVVRKGGKVRLYSRNRKELNRTYPELVDALRAMHAHGTPDFVADGEVVAFSGQVTSFKRLQRRMQVKDPEEARSSRVAVYLYLFDLPVCDGLDLSSLPLVDRKKVLKVLLEYEDPIRYTAHRNQEGVDYHRQACRKGWEGIIAKRRDAAYTGKRSRDWLKFKCGRRQEFVICGFTEPEGERVGFGALLLGYYDGDSLRYAGQVGTGFDNEFLRSFRETLADIERAEPPVESGQLPSKGVHWVEPEYVGEVGFTEWTGKGRLRHPRFLGLRRDKAPRQVVREEA encoded by the coding sequence GTGAGCCTGCCGCAGGACGTACTCGGCGAGCGGGCGGCTGGGCTGCCCCGGGCTGAAGCCGAATACCTGCCGCCCATGCTGGCCACTCTGACGCACAACCATTTCTCTTCCCCGGACTGGATTTTCGAGCGCAAGCTGGACGGCGAGCGCTGCCTTGTGGTGCGCAAGGGCGGCAAGGTGCGGCTGTACTCCCGCAACCGGAAAGAGCTCAACCGCACCTACCCGGAACTGGTTGACGCGCTACGTGCCATGCACGCCCACGGCACGCCGGACTTCGTGGCCGATGGCGAGGTGGTGGCCTTCAGCGGGCAGGTGACCAGCTTTAAGCGGCTGCAGCGGCGCATGCAGGTCAAGGACCCGGAGGAGGCCCGGTCCAGCCGTGTGGCGGTCTATCTCTATCTCTTTGACCTGCCGGTCTGCGACGGTCTGGACCTCTCCTCCCTGCCGTTGGTGGACCGCAAGAAGGTCCTCAAGGTCCTTTTGGAGTACGAGGATCCCATCCGCTACACCGCCCACCGCAACCAGGAGGGCGTGGACTACCACAGGCAGGCCTGCCGCAAGGGGTGGGAAGGCATCATCGCCAAGCGGCGTGACGCCGCCTACACGGGCAAGCGCTCGCGCGACTGGCTCAAGTTCAAGTGCGGCCGGCGGCAGGAGTTCGTTATCTGCGGTTTCACCGAGCCCGAGGGCGAGCGCGTCGGTTTCGGCGCGTTGCTGCTGGGGTATTACGACGGGGACTCACTGCGGTACGCCGGGCAGGTGGGCACCGGCTTCGACAACGAGTTCCTGCGCTCCTTCCGTGAAACACTGGCGGACATCGAGCGGGCCGAACCGCCGGTGGAAAGCGGTCAGTTGCCCAGCAAAGGGGTGCACTGGGTGGAGCCGGAATACGTGGGGGAGGTTGGCTTCACCGAATGGACCGGCAAGGGGCGGCTGCGCCACCCCAGGTTCCTCGGGCTGCGGCGCGACAAGGCGCCTCGGCAGGTTGTGCGGGAGGAGGCGTGA
- a CDS encoding DNA polymerase ligase N-terminal domain-containing protein has protein sequence MGMDIDFDKLREYKGKRDFSKTPEPAGKKGGEGGAPVFVIQQHDASHMHWDFRLETESGVLVSWAVPKGPSTDPSNKRLAVRTEDHPLEYARFEGVIPKDEYGGGTVIVWDAGEFENRSEKDGRSLSLEKALDKGHARVWLKGSKLRGGYSLIHTRMRGDERNWLFIKEDDEEADARRNPVSTEPESVLSGLTVKEMAEAMAEREGGAS, from the coding sequence ATGGGCATGGACATCGATTTCGACAAGCTGCGCGAGTACAAGGGAAAGCGTGACTTCTCCAAAACCCCGGAACCCGCCGGGAAAAAAGGTGGAGAAGGCGGCGCGCCCGTATTCGTCATCCAGCAGCACGACGCCTCCCACATGCATTGGGACTTCCGCCTGGAGACCGAGAGCGGCGTCCTGGTTTCCTGGGCCGTGCCCAAAGGCCCCAGCACCGACCCCAGCAACAAGCGGCTGGCCGTTCGAACCGAGGATCACCCCCTGGAGTACGCCCGTTTCGAAGGCGTCATTCCCAAGGACGAGTACGGCGGGGGAACGGTCATCGTCTGGGACGCGGGCGAGTTCGAGAACCGCAGCGAGAAGGACGGCCGGAGCCTCTCCCTGGAAAAGGCCCTGGACAAGGGGCATGCCCGGGTTTGGCTCAAGGGGAGCAAGCTGCGCGGCGGCTACTCGCTTATTCACACCAGGATGCGCGGGGATGAGCGCAACTGGCTGTTCATCAAGGAGGACGATGAGGAGGCCGACGCCCGCCGCAACCCCGTGAGCACCGAGCCCGAGTCCGTGCTTTCCGGCCTCACCGTGAAGGAGATGGCCGAGGCCATGGCCGAGCGGGAAGGAGGCGCGTCGTGA
- the proB gene encoding glutamate 5-kinase, whose product MSEMRERTGEVLSNCKRVVIKVGSAVLTTENGLDLRVVNRLADQISALHDQGLDVVLVTSGAVAAGRRATIHCKECDPDDNLAARQAVSAIGQSRLMHEYDEAFHRYGKTTAQVLLTRGDFGDRSRFLNARNTLRTLLDWRAIPVINENDTVAVAELKFGDNDVLAAMVISLTEADLFVNLTSADGVYTANPDEDRTARPIRAIEDIMTLDIETMCRGKTGAGSGGMYSKLVSARRAAQLGVPTLIVSGHTPYALERAFANEDMGTWVLPSEQPIAKRKFWLAYHKKPEGEVWIDQGAAEAVAERGKSLLAAGVVRVEGDFPEGALVRILNFQGQTVGVGLSNYASSDLQRVMGLKTEHMGKVLGPGIHPEAIHRDNMLVDPAL is encoded by the coding sequence ATGAGCGAGATGCGCGAACGCACCGGAGAGGTTCTTTCCAACTGCAAACGGGTGGTCATCAAGGTGGGCAGCGCGGTGCTGACCACCGAGAACGGGCTGGACCTGCGGGTGGTCAACCGGCTGGCCGACCAGATTTCCGCCCTGCACGACCAGGGACTGGACGTGGTGCTTGTCACCTCCGGCGCGGTGGCCGCTGGCCGCAGGGCCACCATCCACTGCAAGGAATGCGACCCGGATGACAACCTGGCGGCGCGGCAGGCCGTCTCGGCCATAGGCCAGTCGCGGCTCATGCACGAGTACGACGAGGCCTTCCACCGCTACGGCAAGACCACCGCCCAGGTGCTGCTCACGCGTGGCGATTTCGGCGACCGCTCCCGCTTTCTCAACGCCCGCAACACCCTGCGCACCCTGCTGGACTGGCGGGCCATCCCGGTCATCAACGAGAACGACACCGTGGCCGTGGCCGAGCTGAAGTTCGGCGACAACGATGTGCTGGCGGCCATGGTCATCTCCCTCACCGAGGCCGACCTGTTCGTGAACCTCACCAGCGCGGACGGCGTGTACACCGCCAATCCGGACGAGGACCGCACGGCCAGGCCCATCAGGGCCATCGAGGACATCATGACCCTGGACATCGAAACAATGTGCCGGGGCAAGACCGGGGCGGGCTCCGGGGGCATGTACTCCAAGCTGGTCTCCGCCCGCCGGGCGGCCCAGCTGGGCGTGCCCACCCTCATCGTCTCCGGCCACACCCCCTACGCCCTGGAGCGCGCCTTCGCCAACGAGGACATGGGCACCTGGGTCCTGCCCTCGGAGCAGCCCATCGCCAAGCGCAAGTTCTGGCTGGCCTACCACAAGAAGCCCGAGGGAGAGGTCTGGATCGACCAGGGCGCGGCCGAGGCCGTGGCCGAGCGGGGCAAGAGCCTCCTGGCTGCGGGCGTGGTGCGGGTGGAGGGCGACTTCCCCGAAGGCGCGCTGGTGCGCATCCTCAATTTCCAGGGGCAGACCGTGGGCGTGGGGCTGTCAAACTACGCCAGCTCCGATCTGCAGCGGGTCATGGGGCTGAAAACCGAGCACATGGGCAAGGTGCTGGGCCCGGGCATCCACCCGGAGGCCATCCACCGCGACAACATGCTGGTGGACCCGGCCTTGTAG
- the obgE gene encoding GTPase ObgE, with amino-acid sequence MRFVDEASIHVASGNGGHGCVSFRREKYIPKGGPDGGNGGRGGDVILRAEPRLLTLYDLRLQRSYRAENGQPGQGKQKHGRNGEDLYVDVPVGTMIFEQAEDGWEQVADLTEPGQEVVVVRGGRGGKGNEHFKSSTMRAPRFSQPGEEGEEKRLKLELKIIADVGLVGLPNAGKSTLISALSRAKPKIADYPFTTLTPQLGVVEDDLGRQIVLADIPGLIEGAHAGAGLGHTFLRHVERTRLLVHLLSCEDMDLENPFAGFDLVDEELALFSADLSAKPQIRVINKIDLLDDDRIEAIRAAAREKGLPVFLVSAQRGDNLDELLAEIWRLIDEAAEEA; translated from the coding sequence ATGCGCTTCGTTGACGAGGCATCCATCCATGTGGCCTCTGGCAACGGGGGGCACGGCTGCGTCTCCTTCCGTCGCGAGAAGTACATTCCCAAGGGCGGCCCGGACGGCGGCAACGGCGGCCGGGGCGGCGACGTCATCCTGCGGGCCGAGCCCCGCCTGCTGACCCTCTACGATCTGCGGTTGCAGCGCTCCTACCGCGCCGAGAACGGCCAGCCCGGCCAGGGCAAGCAAAAGCACGGCCGCAACGGCGAGGACCTGTACGTGGACGTGCCCGTGGGCACCATGATCTTCGAGCAGGCCGAGGACGGCTGGGAGCAGGTGGCCGACCTGACCGAGCCGGGCCAGGAGGTCGTGGTCGTCCGGGGCGGCCGGGGCGGCAAGGGCAACGAGCACTTCAAGTCCTCCACCATGCGCGCCCCCCGTTTTTCCCAGCCGGGCGAGGAAGGGGAGGAAAAGCGGCTCAAGCTGGAGTTGAAGATCATCGCCGACGTCGGATTGGTGGGGCTGCCCAACGCGGGCAAGTCCACCCTCATCTCGGCGCTCTCCCGCGCCAAGCCCAAGATCGCCGACTACCCCTTCACCACCCTCACCCCGCAGCTTGGCGTGGTGGAGGACGACCTGGGGCGGCAGATCGTGCTGGCCGACATCCCCGGCCTCATCGAGGGGGCGCACGCCGGGGCCGGGCTGGGCCACACCTTCCTGCGCCACGTGGAGCGCACCCGGCTGCTGGTCCACTTGCTTTCCTGCGAGGATATGGACCTTGAAAATCCCTTCGCAGGGTTCGACCTGGTGGACGAAGAACTGGCCCTGTTCAGCGCGGACCTGTCCGCCAAGCCGCAGATCCGCGTCATCAACAAGATAGACCTGCTGGACGACGACCGGATCGAGGCCATCCGCGCGGCCGCCCGCGAGAAGGGGCTCCCCGTGTTCCTCGTCTCCGCCCAGCGCGGGGACAACCTGGACGAGTTGCTGGCCGAGATATGGCGTCTCATCGACGAGGCGGCGGAGGAGGCATGA
- a CDS encoding DUF4198 domain-containing protein: MRITVFTLALALTLALAVPALAHFGMVIPSDPGFTAGSRTVELDLSFSHPFEGVGMELVKPEAFFVEAGGQRTDLLDDLKKASVMSHPAWRAEYSAKRPGTYRFVMEPKPYWEPAEDAFIIHYTQTIMPAYGGESGWAEPLGLKTEIMPLTRPFGNYAGNVFTGKVLLDGEPVPHAEVEVELYNRGRFEAPSEYHVTQVVTADGNGVFSFACPEPGWWGFAALNTADYTLKDPSGADKPVELGAVLWTYMHPWKSK, encoded by the coding sequence ATGCGCATCACGGTTTTCACGCTGGCCCTGGCCCTCACCCTGGCCCTGGCTGTTCCCGCCCTGGCCCACTTCGGCATGGTCATCCCCTCGGACCCCGGATTCACGGCGGGCAGCCGCACGGTGGAACTCGATCTTTCCTTCTCCCATCCCTTCGAGGGCGTGGGCATGGAACTGGTCAAGCCCGAGGCCTTTTTCGTGGAGGCGGGCGGGCAGCGCACAGACCTGCTGGACGACCTGAAGAAGGCATCGGTCATGAGCCACCCCGCCTGGCGCGCTGAGTACAGCGCCAAGCGGCCCGGCACGTACCGTTTCGTCATGGAGCCCAAGCCCTATTGGGAACCTGCCGAGGACGCCTTCATCATCCACTACACCCAGACCATCATGCCCGCCTACGGAGGCGAGTCCGGCTGGGCCGAGCCCCTGGGGCTGAAGACCGAGATCATGCCCTTGACCCGGCCCTTCGGCAATTACGCGGGCAACGTGTTCACCGGAAAGGTGCTGCTGGACGGCGAACCCGTGCCCCACGCCGAGGTGGAGGTTGAACTGTACAACCGGGGCCGCTTCGAAGCCCCCTCGGAATATCACGTCACCCAGGTGGTCACCGCGGACGGGAACGGCGTCTTCTCCTTCGCCTGCCCCGAGCCGGGCTGGTGGGGCTTCGCCGCCCTGAATACCGCGGACTACACCCTCAAGGACCCCTCCGGCGCGGACAAGCCCGTGGAGCTGGGCGCGGTGCTGTGGACCTACATGCACCCTTGGAAGTCCAAGTAG
- a CDS encoding energy-coupling factor ABC transporter ATP-binding protein — MSALLQLRSLTYRHPRAEGLLLDGVDLDLEEGERLGLLGANGSGKTTLLHLMVGLKRAGSGSVLLRGREMAAEKDFRELRREVNLLFQRSEDQLFSPTVLEDVAFGPLNLGLPPQEARERAEETLDRLGLPHLADRLSHTLSGGEMKLAALATVLSMRPRLLLLDEPSNDLDPRARDHLLEVLGGLDTGLVVVSHDYDFLARLVDTYAALEEGRLARRERPAVHHHPHAHPLGDHPHSHGDGTL, encoded by the coding sequence ATGTCCGCGCTGCTGCAACTCCGCTCCCTGACCTATCGCCACCCGCGCGCCGAAGGCCTGCTGCTGGACGGCGTGGACCTGGACCTGGAGGAGGGCGAACGGCTGGGGCTGCTGGGGGCCAACGGCTCAGGCAAGACCACCCTGCTGCACCTCATGGTGGGCCTCAAGCGCGCCGGGTCCGGCTCCGTGCTGCTACGCGGGCGGGAAATGGCCGCGGAAAAGGATTTCCGGGAGCTGCGGCGCGAGGTCAACCTGCTTTTCCAGCGCAGCGAGGACCAGCTCTTCAGCCCCACCGTGCTGGAGGACGTGGCCTTCGGGCCGCTGAACCTTGGCCTGCCCCCCCAAGAGGCAAGGGAAAGGGCGGAGGAGACCCTGGACCGGTTGGGCCTGCCGCACCTGGCCGACCGCCTCAGCCACACCCTGTCCGGCGGGGAGATGAAGCTGGCTGCCCTGGCCACCGTCCTCTCCATGCGGCCGCGCCTGCTGCTGCTGGACGAACCCAGCAACGACCTCGACCCCCGCGCCCGCGACCATCTCTTGGAGGTGCTGGGCGGGCTGGACACCGGGCTGGTGGTGGTCTCCCACGACTACGACTTCCTGGCCCGGCTGGTGGACACCTACGCCGCCCTGGAGGAAGGCCGCCTGGCCCGCCGCGAACGCCCGGCGGTGCACCATCATCCCCACGCGCATCCCCTGGGCGACCACCCGCACAGCCACGGCGACGGGACGCTCTAG
- the cbiQ gene encoding cobalt ECF transporter T component CbiQ — translation MLEDRASGGDSPIHRLDPRARVVLALAFTLLMAFCQSRATALAGCVLALGWLLLSRPSLRTLLPRLAAAEAFVLFLVLFTPFSVAGDPVFSVGPLTATRQGLELAGLLGLKATAAILAMAALLATIPAPLLGRALQGLGAPRRLCLLLVFAATQIHALAREFERLRTAARARGFSPGTNRHTYRTTAHLVGMVLVRGLERAERLETAMLARCFDGRFRSLPRRGMGGADLLFTSAMLALLAGLAAVEIIR, via the coding sequence GTGCTGGAGGACCGGGCCAGCGGGGGCGATTCCCCCATCCACCGCCTGGACCCCAGGGCGCGCGTTGTCCTCGCCTTGGCCTTCACCCTGCTCATGGCTTTCTGCCAAAGCCGCGCCACGGCCCTGGCCGGATGCGTCCTGGCCCTTGGCTGGCTGCTTCTTTCCCGCCCCTCGCTTCGGACGCTCCTGCCCAGGTTGGCCGCGGCCGAAGCGTTCGTGCTCTTCCTGGTGCTCTTTACCCCCTTTTCCGTGGCGGGCGACCCCGTTTTCTCCGTGGGCCCGCTGACCGCCACCCGGCAGGGGCTGGAGCTGGCCGGGCTTCTGGGGCTCAAGGCTACGGCGGCCATCCTGGCCATGGCCGCCCTGCTGGCCACCATTCCCGCGCCGCTGCTCGGCCGGGCGCTGCAGGGGCTTGGCGCGCCCAGGCGGCTCTGCCTGCTGCTGGTCTTCGCGGCCACGCAGATTCACGCCCTGGCGCGGGAGTTCGAGCGGCTGCGCACCGCTGCCCGGGCGCGGGGATTCTCCCCCGGGACCAACCGCCACACCTACCGCACCACCGCCCACCTGGTGGGCATGGTGCTGGTGCGCGGGCTGGAGCGCGCCGAGCGGCTGGAGACGGCCATGCTCGCCCGCTGCTTCGACGGACGCTTCCGTTCTCTGCCGCGTCGGGGAATGGGCGGGGCGGACCTGCTCTTCACCTCCGCCATGCTGGCCCTGCTGGCCGGGCTGGCCGCCGTCGAGATAATCCGCTAG
- the cbiM gene encoding cobalt transporter CbiM — MHIAEGVLSPVLLAAGWGLTVAGTALGLRRLDEARIMPTALLTAAFFIASLVHVPIGPANAHLVLNGLLGAILGWAAFPAILAALVLQAALFQFGGLVVLGVNAVDMALPAVACFAAFRPFLLRQGRARTAAAFACGFLAVGLSGLLTALALALSGEAFVPAAKALFLAHLPVMAVEGLVTAAAVGYLARVRPGLLHSAT; from the coding sequence ATGCACATCGCGGAAGGCGTACTCTCCCCGGTCCTGCTGGCCGCAGGCTGGGGCCTGACCGTGGCCGGCACGGCCCTGGGACTGCGGCGGCTGGACGAGGCGCGCATCATGCCCACGGCCCTGCTCACGGCCGCCTTCTTCATCGCCTCCCTGGTCCATGTGCCCATCGGCCCGGCCAACGCCCACCTCGTGCTCAACGGCCTGCTGGGGGCCATCCTCGGCTGGGCCGCCTTTCCGGCCATCCTGGCGGCGCTGGTGCTGCAGGCCGCGTTGTTCCAGTTCGGCGGGCTGGTGGTGCTGGGCGTCAACGCCGTGGACATGGCCCTGCCCGCCGTGGCCTGCTTCGCCGCCTTCCGTCCCTTTTTGCTGCGCCAGGGGAGGGCAAGGACCGCCGCCGCCTTCGCCTGCGGCTTTTTGGCCGTTGGGCTGTCCGGCTTGCTGACCGCCCTGGCCCTGGCCCTGTCCGGCGAGGCTTTCGTGCCCGCCGCCAAGGCCCTCTTCCTGGCCCACCTGCCGGTCATGGCCGTGGAAGGGCTGGTTACGGCCGCGGCCGTGGGCTACCTGGCCCGGGTGCGGCCCGGGCTGTTGCACTCCGCCACCTGA
- the rpmA gene encoding 50S ribosomal protein L27 yields MAHKKAGGSSRNGRDSQGQRRGVKRYGGQQVTAGNILVRQLGTRIHPGENVGTGRDWTLFALVDGKVRYEKYRRNNTTKTRVHIDPVEA; encoded by the coding sequence ATGGCACATAAGAAAGCAGGCGGCAGCTCCCGCAACGGCCGCGACTCGCAAGGACAAAGGCGCGGCGTAAAGCGCTACGGCGGCCAGCAGGTCACAGCCGGCAATATTCTGGTGCGCCAGCTGGGCACCAGGATCCACCCCGGCGAGAACGTGGGCACCGGCCGCGATTGGACCCTCTTCGCCCTGGTGGACGGCAAGGTGCGCTACGAGAAGTACCGCCGCAACAACACCACCAAGACCCGCGTGCATATCGACCCCGTCGAAGCCTAG
- the rplU gene encoding 50S ribosomal protein L21, translating to MFAIIESGGKQHRVEEGWRFNVERIQAEEGSELVLDKVLMVGGDKAEVGAPYLEKAKVTCEVLAHGRGKKCIVFKKRRRKKSAVKNGHRQEFTTLKVKAISA from the coding sequence ATGTTTGCGATTATCGAATCGGGCGGCAAGCAACACCGGGTCGAGGAAGGCTGGCGCTTCAACGTGGAGCGCATCCAGGCCGAGGAAGGCTCGGAGCTGGTCCTGGACAAGGTCCTCATGGTCGGCGGCGACAAGGCCGAGGTTGGCGCGCCCTATCTGGAAAAGGCCAAGGTCACCTGCGAAGTGCTGGCTCACGGACGGGGCAAGAAGTGCATCGTCTTCAAGAAGCGCCGGCGCAAAAAGTCGGCCGTCAAGAACGGCCATCGCCAGGAATTCACCACCCTCAAGGTCAAGGCCATCAGCGCCTAG